Below is a genomic region from Raphanus sativus cultivar WK10039 chromosome 4, ASM80110v3, whole genome shotgun sequence.
aatagagataggagtctttaaaaaaaattacttttgtttggtaacaaagatagtagagaattttgtattttccttatttaaatgatacatttaagtatttaatgtcttttcctaatttaaataatagatttccttaaccaaaataaatttccttatagattttttgttaacattaaatatttttcaatatttattaataaaataataaaataaaaatcacacatcaaaatcaatttatatatcatataaataaaatataaaatattttatttataaattgttagtataaaacttttataatataagtccaattagttataaatattagattttatatgatacaatctgatataatagacgatttaaatcacataatataattatttaaagtaataaataaaaattttgttttaaaatgttatactaacagttatgtaatacatattaatttacacacatagaaatacatatatatatatatatatatatatatatatcattaaaacaaagaaaaacattgaagtgaaagcaaatattttacggccacgggtcaaactatagaaataaataacaatggcgtaagattttttttttaacaaatttattttaatttcaaatatgtttacatattttatttatttataaattattttattttttattaataatgctaagattttggaattgaaaaaaattatgacccatctctatattattttaattaggaatttaaaatttatatcaaaatattttttttaacttttaatttttattataactacaaatgttaattttaaatctaaatttatgtttaaatattacaaatatatcatttataaataaaaaaactaaaaacataaaataaatacccgcccggttgggcgggtcaagatctagtttagaTTATAACAGTTATATAACACACGCATGTAAGGATTTTTTTtaggtttcatatttttttaaatagatccAACTAaaatcaataggtcatgttccaaaattaatagtattgatgggTTGCATTCtggtttgatttatttttttctatagtTTATGAGGCCCAAATTAATGTCGAGTCaagatattatttttagaaaaaatgatAGGATCTTGACATGAAGACACACCCCAATCATAGAATCTCGACAAAAAGAGAATATCACTATTCTTTTCCACGTTGGCCACTAGTATGTACAAATTGTCAAATTTACTTGAGAACAGGGCAAAGCTTGCCTAGCAAGATAATAAGAGGTAACATCCAGGAAACGTGTCCAAGAATATTCAAAGCTAATATGTGTTATAAATACATAGGTAGCCTTCTCCCATAGTATAACTTGAAACtaaacataaacatataaaCAACATAATTAGCCATCGCCTAAAGACTacatacttaaaaaaaaaactccgaTCATGTCTCTCTTCGCGTCCTTCTTTGGCTGCTTCGTTCCAAAATCCGGCTCAAAGATTAGCTCAATCGATGGTAGTACTAGTAACTCAAAAGTCATGTCTCTGgagaaaccaaaaagaaaatctgATTCTTCAAGAGCTCCGATTATAGTGTCTTATTTCCCAGTAGGTTCGAATCTTTCCCGTTTGTAAGAGAAGAAGATAATTAAGATGGAGTCTGGGACCTTGACATATTTTGCTGTAATGTCAAAGGCTCTGTTgttttgttcctttttttttttgaactttgtcTTGTTCCTATTGTTTGTTTGATTATGTAAAAAACTGTTTTAGATCTACcaattatatttgataaaaatatataattttttgtgtaTTCAGGCCAAACAAAAGTGTAAAAGTTTACAGAAATGAGAAAACAATAGTAATTCTTGTAATCAATATCAGGAGAGTGAGTGTAAGTGTGAGTTGTTCAACTATTCATGCATAGATATTTTAGCTGAAAATTGAAAACGGTCATCTGCATAATCAATGATTAAAATAGTATGTAGAAAATAGGAGTGAGTCATCAATTATTAActactccttctgtttttttaagatacatattctagacttttcacgtatattaagaaatcacattaaaaatgcattgatttttgtgaataacaattttccataatatttaactaataaaaatccaataaacacaattaattttcttgaagttaacagattttcattaaattatacattgaaaaaataaaaaatgtatctttttaaaacaaattttttttctagaacatggatctttaaaaaacagagggagtaatatatatattaaatgcaAATGGTGGATAGGGGGggtagtatttttttttatagaaaaaaactcaattctgtcagaaaaaaaagagaatattaaatGGTTGGCGCCAATGGTTACTTGCGTGGCGGAAAGAAAATGAAATCAGATTACCAAAGATAATCAGATGGACGGTCAAGATCCAAAGTAACAGCATCAAAGTTATCTTACCCGGCAAATCCCCCGCCACATCACTAAATatagttatttttggaaaagaaatctggaattgatttaaaataaataaattaaacagcACATCAGATTTAGCAAAGAAGCGGAGAAAAAGATCTGAATCGTcgtcaaaaaacaaaaagaaggaaaaaaagaaaaccctaacGTTCGTTCGTTCACAGGTAAAAGCTTTGCTCTCACcgcgtcttcttcttctgagaGTCCCCCCAAGTCACTCTTCGTTCTCATTTTCTACTCTATTGCAGATCTCGAGAGATGAAAGGTGGTGAAACCAAGGCTCAAGCGAAGAGCACCGACGAGAGGTTATATCTTCCTTCTAAATCGCACACACTCGCATGTCTCTTATCGTGAATCTGAAACCTCCGATTTTCAAAAAACAGATTGAAAACGAGAGGGAAGAAAGCGGGGAAGAAAGTGAAGGATCCAAACAAGCCAAAGAGGCCACCAAGTGCTTTCTTCGTCTTCCTGTAAGTCTCCGCAATCGATTTTCTCCTTAATTGATTATTTAACAGTGTTGTTGCTGATTATTGCTATCGATGAACGAATTAAGGGAGGGATTCCGGAAGGAGTTCAATGTAGCTAACCCTAACAACAAATCCGTCGGAGCTGTAAGTAGTAGTAGTAATCTGAGATCTATCTACAACCACTAACAAACTATATAGCAGCAGCATATATATGGTTcttattgaatatatatatgtgtaaagGTTGGTAAAGCTGCTGGAGCCAAATGGAAATCCATGACTGCTGATGTGAGTTTTAAATACCTTTAGATCTGGTTACTACTCtcaattgtttttgtttttaaaattttcaaaatcaaatgaaACAGGATAAAGCTCCTTATGTAGAAAAGGCTGAGACCAAAAAGACTGAATACGCCAAGACTATGCAAAAATACAACATGAAATTGgtattttcttttactttttttttgtcattttcttctACTGTTGGACAACAAATGTAAAATctcgatatttttttttattttttttgcaagGCTAATGGAACGAGTACAGCTGGAGATGATGACTCTGACAAGTCCAAGTCTGAAGTCAACGATGAGAATGATGCTGCTAGTGATGaggtttgtttcttcttctactacgatttttaaaaaaattccctccattctcttcttcttatactattgttgaattttttttcttgatttatGTTGTTAcaggaggaagatgatgattaAGAGATGGATCAGCAGCTGTTTGTTTAATGGAGTATCTTCTCTTCTTATGTGTTAGCTCTACTAGTGTTAGGGAGAAGAATAGTTTTACTCTATTTCTATGTTTTCCCCTCTTTTATGTTGTTAACTGGGATTTAATTCACATCTCTTACTTCAACTCCTCATCATAACTTTGGATTTAGCTTTGAACTTTGTTTCTAGTTTTATGAGATATGGTATCACTGTGTTTGCTTCAAACTCTATCTTTCCTCTCTATCGATTGGTGAATAGTCGAATAGACTTTTCTACAAAGTTAGTTATCCTTTTGCGGGCTTACAGGTTGAATTTTTGGGTTTAAGTAGGAAAGAAAGTTTGAAAAGCTCATCGAAAGTGTCAGTATAAAACTTTTAGAGAAGCTATCTACAACAACAAATCACATTCTGAGTTCTTTAAGATAATTAATTGTgttgaaacaaatattaattcaaACAAAGAAATCAACATAGTGCTATGATTTTGAACTGCTCTGTTTGTTGAACTCCACAGCATTCAACAGTTCCTTAGCCGTAGAGGAGAAAGACTTTGCAGTATCTTCCATCTCTGTCGTCTTCATGCCGATTCCCTGCACAGATTACAAAACAGATATTAAGTCTCTGAAAAACAATCCAAGTTTATGCATATTTAGTTGAGTGAGTACCTGTAGCTTCTTCAGGTTGTCTTGAAGTTTGCTCTGAGCCATTTTGGCAGCACCCATTTCCTACACAACACCACCGCAATATAAAAAACCACCGAGCCAAGCTACATAAATTTATCTACTAGAGAAGCTTACCTCGGACGAAGCAAAACCGTACTTCTTCTTGATCTGGTCAACCGTGGCACCACTCTTCTCCTCATGTTTCTCTTCATTGGTCACAACACTCTTCTCATTATTCTTAGCCGTCATCTGCTTCAGCTTACCTTTGAAGCTCGTGAACTTACTCGCCAGCTTCTGTTTACTAATCCCTGACAATATCCCTTGTTCTTTAGGCTGCTCTTGCTGATGATCATCATCCTCGATGTCAATGTCATCTACAAGGAAAAAAAGATCAGAAAACATACACAAGAGACTCATTTACATCACTAAGGATATGTTAGACCTATTATTTACCTATGTCCAACTCTTCTTCATCGTCAACTCTAGTAACCACCGTACTGCTCTCTCTACTACTATGCTCAACGTTGTTGTTGTCGTTGTTCCAAGGGAAATTAGCTGTGGTGAAGATCTTAGAAATCTCCTCAATAGTTTCCTTGGTGCTTTCTGTTGTTTCTGTCTCAGCTGCACGCTTGGGTTTAGTCTTGAACACAGAACCAAACATACCCTGTTAACAATCCAACATGGATTATTAGTTATAACTCATTTGTGTGTTTATATatagctttagagagagagaaaaatgtTGCTTCTTCACCTTCTTTTCCTTTGGAGATGACGCAACCGCTGATGCAGCAATGGTTCCATCGTGAGAAACCGGGTTATCTTTCTTGTAAACTCTGCTCAAAGACTCCACTAGCCTAAATGTTTCCTTGTGAGGTAAGACTGAGCTGACAATAAGTTCGTTATCTCCATTCACCTGCATCAAgataaagatgatgatgatgatgatcaactAAAATACTCACTACTAGTAACTTGCAGAGTGTGTGTTACCATGACAAGATCTCCATCACATGAGGCAGATATGGTAATCTCTGGTAATGAGTTTTGTTTTGGTGAAGAGTATGTGAAGCCTCTGATAGAGATTTGTTTTAGAAGAGAGAGTTCTGGCAAAGACCTGAAAACAATTCAAAAGCATCAGTGAGACCACCTTGAATatgaagaaagaaacaaaaaaaatacaagagaGATGTTTTCACCTTATCTCAACAGTTCCATCAGAGAAAACAAGTGTTAGACCAACAACACCAGAGGTGGTTCCATAGAAGGTAGAAGCTGAGCAAATAAATGGAGAACTAAACTTCTTCTTGTGAAGAACCTTCTTCACTCCCTGGACAACTTGAGACAATGAGTAGATGTATATAGCTTTCTCAGAACAAAGCAAAACCAAAGGCTGCCTTGTCGAAACATCCTCAACTATGCTCTCCCCATTTGCTGAAGAGTCTTGTTTTCCATCTGCATTTAATAGATCTTTAATCCTTTTTAACTACTTTTTAAAAgagaggtatatatatatatatacctagaATCTGCATGAACAGAGCTTTGAATGGCTTTTTGGGCTTAATCATGTTGGTTCCAATCATGTTTCCTGTGTCACTATCCAAAGCAAAAACAGACGAGTCCTTCATAGCAACCACCAACACATTCTTCTCGAAGCCTTGCACACTGCAGCTCTCAAACTGCAAGGAGATGATCCCTGGACATATCTCGCTAGCAATGTGTTTCGTGTACAACACAGCTGCTTCCTCAATGTCAACCAGAGAAACATGTCCTTGATCTGATCCAACAACAAGATGCTTGGGGTTTTGGCTTTTCTGGATACATGTTATGGAGCCAGTGAGCTTTATGTGCTTAACACTATGAACGATATGGTTATTCCCTTTCTTTGAGCTTCC
It encodes:
- the LOC130511755 gene encoding uncharacterized protein LOC130511755; its protein translation is MSLFASFFGCFVPKSGSKISSIDGSTSNSKVMSLEKPKRKSDSSRAPIIVSYFPVGSNLSRL
- the LOC130511754 gene encoding high mobility group B protein 4-like translates to MKGGETKAQAKSTDERLKTRGKKAGKKVKDPNKPKRPPSAFFVFLEGFRKEFNVANPNNKSVGAVGKAAGAKWKSMTADDKAPYVEKAETKKTEYAKTMQKYNMKLANGTSTAGDDDSDKSKSEVNDENDAASDEEEDDD